From a region of the Pecten maximus chromosome 18, xPecMax1.1, whole genome shotgun sequence genome:
- the LOC117316960 gene encoding meiotic recombination protein REC114-like, whose product MQFSDSNEQLDVEKCREFAERISEYFPMKVLPTEKNCRQLSGSEGRCKDTFEGEVTLSKIAKIVTKEEDASFPAAYQKCCNIPSDKLEFILRLCLSDPTFPAFVEEVEDKLNKIKDI is encoded by the exons ATGCAGTTTTCAGACTCAAATGAACAGCTTGATGTAGAAAAATGCCGCGAATTTGCTGAAAGGATCTCTGAATATTTTCCAATGAAAGTACTTCCTACTGAAAAGAACTGTAGACAACTG AGTGGTTCTGAGGGGAGATGTAAAGACACTTTCGAAGGGGAGGTTACTCTATCTAAAATAGCCAAG ATTGTGACCAAGGAGGAAGACGCCTCGTTCCCAGCAGCCTATCAAAAGTGTTGTAACATACCGAGCGACAAATTAGAATTCATCTTACGCCTGTGTTTATCAGACCCGACATTCCCAGCATTTGTTGAGGAAGTTGAAGATAAGTTGAATAAAATCAAAGACATTTGA